A portion of the Planctomycetota bacterium genome contains these proteins:
- a CDS encoding UDP binding domain-containing protein: MPSYSISPVGERFEVPVGEAYVLEYERVRHLAEIARGDGKEIVVVMGIGFVGAVMAAVVADAVDRETGEPTKFVIGCQRPSTRSYWKIPLLNRGEAPVKAEDPEVERIIRRCVLEKGTLIATYNDECLRLADCVVVDVQCDYTKNELGNLRSGEAEMSALEETMRTIGAKIAPDCLVLIETTVAPGTTEFVARPIIEKAFRSRGISSPPLLAHSFERVMPGRSYVASIRDFWRVCSGCTPRARERVIKFLSEVLNTEDYPLTVMDRPIESETTKIVENSWRAAILAFMDEWSLFAERNGVDLVKVIQAIKVRPTHSNILFPGPGVGGYCLPKDGGLGQWAYKHILGFEDDVFKITPLAIDINDTRALHAAELTRDALRNMGRYIAGAEVLVCGASYREDVGDTRYSGSELIVRKLAEMGAEMRVHDPYVDHWHELENQESYPAT, encoded by the coding sequence ATGCCAAGCTACTCGATCAGCCCGGTCGGCGAGCGCTTTGAGGTGCCGGTTGGCGAAGCATATGTGTTGGAATACGAGCGAGTTAGGCACTTGGCGGAGATTGCCAGAGGGGATGGCAAGGAGATCGTGGTTGTCATGGGCATCGGTTTTGTGGGCGCTGTGATGGCCGCGGTGGTTGCTGATGCCGTGGATCGCGAGACGGGGGAGCCGACCAAGTTCGTCATAGGCTGTCAGCGCCCGAGCACGCGGAGTTACTGGAAGATCCCCCTGCTGAACCGCGGCGAGGCCCCGGTCAAGGCCGAAGACCCCGAGGTCGAGCGGATCATCCGGCGCTGTGTTCTGGAGAAGGGGACTCTGATCGCCACCTACAACGATGAATGTCTTCGCCTGGCCGACTGTGTGGTGGTGGACGTGCAGTGCGACTATACGAAGAACGAGCTCGGCAATCTGCGCAGCGGCGAGGCCGAGATGAGCGCGCTTGAGGAGACCATGAGGACAATCGGCGCGAAGATCGCGCCCGACTGCCTCGTGCTGATCGAGACGACCGTGGCTCCTGGGACCACCGAGTTCGTGGCGCGCCCCATCATCGAGAAGGCATTCCGGTCGCGCGGCATCTCGTCGCCGCCCCTGCTGGCTCACAGCTTCGAGCGGGTCATGCCCGGAAGGAGCTACGTGGCTTCGATCCGGGACTTCTGGCGTGTGTGCTCGGGCTGTACGCCGAGAGCGCGCGAGCGAGTCATAAAGTTCCTCAGCGAGGTCCTCAACACCGAGGACTACCCGCTGACCGTGATGGACCGTCCCATCGAGTCGGAAACCACGAAGATCGTGGAGAACTCGTGGCGAGCGGCTATCCTGGCGTTCATGGACGAGTGGAGCCTGTTCGCGGAGCGGAACGGCGTTGACCTGGTCAAGGTCATCCAAGCCATCAAGGTGCGGCCGACCCACAGCAACATCCTGTTCCCGGGGCCAGGGGTCGGCGGCTACTGCCTGCCCAAAGATGGCGGCCTGGGCCAGTGGGCATACAAGCATATCCTCGGGTTCGAAGACGATGTGTTCAAGATCACGCCCCTGGCCATTGACATCAACGACACCCGGGCCCTGCACGCGGCCGAACTCACGCGCGATGCGCTGCGCAACATGGGCAGGTACATCGCCGGCGCAGAAGTCCTGGTCTGCGGGGCGAGCTACCGAGAGGACGTCGGCGACACGCGCTACAGCGGTTCGGAACTCATCGTCCGCAAGCTGGCCGAGATGGGCGCGGAGATGCGTGTGCACGACCCCTACGTAGACCACTGGCACGAGCTGGAGAACCAGGAGAGCTACCCCGCCACGG